A DNA window from Hemiscyllium ocellatum isolate sHemOce1 chromosome 48, sHemOce1.pat.X.cur, whole genome shotgun sequence contains the following coding sequences:
- the LOC132836914 gene encoding leucine zipper putative tumor suppressor 1-like, with protein MGSVSSLISGQNLQGKQCKALEYGNIKATHLHKLLRQQDGLLRFDTSHQATNKGSKVNSECEKTEDFFYISVSKTNGLTNTGKLKKCTVQVKPQKGGLVSMDGQEPPPTLVPFSGHIDKSTGKNIVRPTVLKVMAPRNGNANVNCISGKLANQKGEFQGNLSKVTKHSVMHDAHEQKHTTNHSGTLSDSGRNSMSSLPTPSTEPVSAANLLSRFGDISQGAGSLDSILNTGSCSTSTPESREWRASHCTIFPQPQKEAGWEGLWPAQDVKTTAVLRLDQDKQEITSLMQSGDTKTKAPRNQHQLVLLQLSQLQQDKAKLQEDFTQLLQQHDSLNAKCKAYQREQTELAPKLEETKWEVCQKSGEISLLKQQLKDSQAELMQKSSELLSLKSQLREAKGKLSAREQAVEELQNRLQARDRELEVCENERQRMKNAADLLREKVGLQDGQILQLKHKLAGCKELDIHPAQGDPTACHSEPALPKPEQDSVALQGELASLQAQLEQEKKSNQELSCNFRQERLVWQLEKQQVIEYQKQLQQSYTEVLHQNQSLQTVIQQLSTQLKVRNLRGSEKQSTDIHYQEIVATAL; from the exons ATGGGGAGTGTGAGCAGCCTCATTTCAGGCCAGAATCTCCAAGGGAAACAGTGCAAAGCCTTGGAGTATGGGAACATCAAGGCTACCCACCTCCACAAGCTCCTCAGGCAACAAGATGGCCTGCTGAGGTTTGACACCAGCCACCAAGCAACCAACAAAGGCTCCAAAGTAAACTCTGAGTGTGAGAAAACGGAGGACTTCTTCTACATCAGTGTCAGCAAAACCAATGGGCTGACCAACACAGGCAAGCTGAAGAAGTGCACTGTCCAAGTCAAGCCTCAGAAAGGTggactggtcagcatggatggacaAGAACCACCACCCACACTGGTACCATTCTCTGGCCATATTGACAAG AGTACAGGAAAGAACATTGTCAGGCCAACAGTGCTAAAGGTGATGGCACCTAGGAATGGCAACGCCAATGTGAACTGTATCTCAGGAAAGCTGGCAAATCAAAAGGGAGAATTTCAGGGCAATCTATCGAAGGTAACGAAGCATTCAGTGATGCATGACGCTCATGAGCAGAAACACACAACAAACCATTCTGGTACCCTGTCAGACTCGGGTCGAAATTCCATGTCTAGCCTGCCCACTCCAAGCACAGAGCCAGTTAGTGCAGCAAACCTTCTCAGCAGGTTTGGAGACATCAGTCAGGGAGCAGGCTCTCTGGACAGCATCTTGAACACTGGAAGCTGCAGCACATCTACCCCTGAGAGCAGGGAATGGCGGGCCAGCCACTGCACAATCTTTCCCCAACCCCAGAAAGAAGCTGGATGGGAGGGACTCTGGCCAGCTCAGGATGTGAAGACAACAGCTGTCCTCAGACTGGACCAGGACAAACAGGAGATAACCAGCCTTATGCAGTCTGGCGACACCAAAACAAAGGCACCAAGGAACCAACACCAACTGGTCCTGCTCCAACTCAGCCAACTCCAGCAAGATAAGGCCAAACTTCAGGAAGACTTCACACAACTCCTGCAGCAGCATGACAGCCTCAACGCCAAATGCAAAGCCTACCAAAGGGAACAAACTGAACTTGCTCCAAAACTGGAAGAAACAAAATGGGAG GTTTGCCAGAAGTCAGGGGAGATCTCACTGCTGAAACAGCAGCTGAAAGACTCACAGGCTGAGTTGATGCAGAAGAGCAGTGAGCTCTTGTCATTGAAGAGCCAGCTGAGAGAAGCTAAAGGAAAGCTATCTGCCCGAGAGCAGGCAGTGGAGGAGCTGCAGAACCGCCTACAAGCCAGGGACAGAGAGCTCGAGGTGTGTGAAAACGAGAGGCAGCGTATGAAGAACGCAGCTGACCTGCTGCGGGAAAAGGTGGGCCTGCAGGACGGCCAGATCCTGCAGCTGAAGCACAAGCTGGCCGGCTGCAAAGAGCTGGACATCCACCCTGCACAGGGTGATCCCACAGCCTGCCACAGCGAGCCGGCCCTACCCAAGCCTGAGCAAGACTCTGTGGCTCTGCAAGGGGAGCTGGCAAGCTTACAGGCCCAGCTGGAGCAGGAGAAGAAATCCAACCAGGAGCTCTCCTGCAACTTTCGCCAGGAGCGCCTCGTGTGGCAACTGGAGAAGCAACAAGTGATTGAGTATCAGaaacagctccagcagagttacACTGAGGTGCTGCATCAGAACCAGAGCCTGCAGACAGTCATCCAACAACTTTCCACTCAGCTGAAGGTGAGAAATCTGAGGGGCAGTGAAAAGCAGAGCACTGACATTCACTACCAGGAGATTGTCGCCACTGCCCTGTAA